The following proteins are co-located in the Streptomyces sp. NBC_00435 genome:
- a CDS encoding MFS transporter has translation MAPTPTRTPTPTLTRAALLVLCACVLVAQGMVAAVNLLIPQLAASGLRPTSEQLLWTVDAYVIVFAALLIPAGALGDRYGRKGALLAGLALFAAGGALSALAAGPAVLIAGRGLCGAGAALIMPATMSVLVHLSPPERRGRALATWTLAAGLGGLAGNVGGGLAGEFLTWRALFWGVVPLALLLALAVARTVPRTAARADAAVDPAGAALLAGALFAVVYAIIEGPSYGWGSGRVLGAFGAGAALLAAFIAYALRAGRPLLDPRVFASRRLRAGALGIGAAFFGLFSLFFVNAQYLQYAKGFSPARTGFAIVPLTIGMALVPRFGARLQERTGPRLPVGAGLGLIGGGLLLVSTADAGTPYALYALYLLVLSVGTGLCAPALTLTVVAELPAHQAGLGSGLNTAAREIGAALGVAVVGTVLASRFHGVPHEAAQVTAFTDAMGTALRTVAAVLLLAAVAVVAGYRDRTPAGAGPGA, from the coding sequence CTGGCTCCCACCCCCACCCGCACGCCCACCCCCACGCTCACCCGCGCCGCGCTGCTGGTGCTGTGCGCCTGCGTCCTGGTCGCCCAGGGCATGGTCGCGGCCGTCAACCTGCTGATCCCGCAGCTCGCCGCATCCGGTCTGCGCCCCACGTCCGAGCAGCTGCTCTGGACCGTCGACGCGTACGTCATCGTCTTCGCCGCGCTGCTGATCCCGGCCGGGGCGCTCGGCGACCGCTACGGCCGCAAGGGCGCCCTGCTGGCCGGACTCGCCCTGTTCGCCGCGGGCGGGGCGCTCAGCGCGCTCGCCGCGGGCCCGGCCGTGCTGATCGCCGGGCGCGGGCTGTGCGGTGCCGGAGCGGCCCTGATCATGCCCGCCACGATGTCGGTCCTGGTCCACCTCTCCCCGCCGGAGCGGCGGGGACGGGCCCTGGCCACGTGGACGCTGGCGGCGGGCCTCGGGGGCCTGGCGGGCAACGTCGGCGGCGGCCTCGCCGGGGAGTTCCTGACCTGGCGGGCCCTGTTCTGGGGCGTGGTCCCGCTCGCACTGCTGCTCGCGCTCGCGGTGGCCCGCACGGTACCCCGTACGGCCGCGCGCGCCGACGCCGCCGTCGACCCGGCGGGGGCGGCCCTGCTCGCGGGGGCGCTCTTCGCGGTGGTCTACGCGATCATCGAGGGGCCCTCGTACGGCTGGGGCTCGGGGCGCGTCCTGGGTGCCTTCGGCGCGGGCGCGGCGCTGCTCGCCGCCTTCATCGCCTACGCTCTGCGCGCCGGCCGGCCGCTGCTGGACCCGCGGGTCTTCGCCTCGCGCAGGCTGCGCGCCGGGGCGCTCGGCATCGGCGCCGCCTTCTTCGGGCTGTTCTCGCTGTTCTTCGTCAACGCCCAGTACCTCCAGTACGCCAAGGGCTTCTCCCCCGCCCGGACCGGCTTCGCGATCGTGCCGCTGACCATCGGCATGGCACTGGTGCCCAGGTTCGGGGCCCGGCTCCAGGAGCGCACCGGGCCCCGGCTGCCCGTCGGGGCCGGGCTCGGCCTGATCGGCGGCGGTCTGCTCCTGGTCTCCACCGCCGACGCGGGCACCCCGTACGCCCTCTATGCCCTCTACCTGCTGGTGCTGTCGGTCGGCACCGGGCTGTGCGCGCCCGCGCTGACCCTGACCGTGGTGGCCGAGCTGCCCGCGCACCAGGCGGGACTGGGCTCCGGCCTGAACACCGCGGCCCGCGAGATCGGCGCGGCCCTCGGGGTGGCGGTGGTCGGCACGGTGCTGGCCTCCCGCTTCCACGGGGTGCCGCACGAAGCGGCGCAGGTCACGGCGTTCACGGACGCCATGGGGACGGCGCTGCGCACGGTGGCCGCGGTCCTGCTGCTGGCGGCGGTCGCGGTGGTGGCGGGCTACCGGGACCGGACTCCGGCCGGGGCCGGGCCAGGGGCCTGA
- a CDS encoding PP2C family protein-serine/threonine phosphatase, protein MTARPEAGGPVADATARVLARAALDAAGAAGAYAGAVYLRSGTEGLLRMAALTGIPGPLFRPWWRMHMNRPYPVTEAYRSGQSVHLPDAESSMRRFPQLMAGLPFPFGSLYEPVARGRERYGVLVVLRRATPGVPVGAGDRRRLRAVADRLAGELSAIAAAGALVTWEDDPVCVPGSGPGSDPAEGARAAVDRLDLAVLSVDRQGLIGFANAVARSTAATLLGAGGRELCGRMLWDALPWLGHPAYEDHFRAAFLSPAPVHFQLSRSRPPLPQQWLSVGLHPGADGVTVTVAAVEPPAYAPESVVRPGAGLPGSPGIGSPADRASALYRPVALAIALSEAVTARQVSAVVTEELLPAFGGRQLAIYLLGEGHLHLAWETGFPKGFLDRFDGVALDVRLPGVDTLTSGRPLFFESMQHLAAAYPGIPLDAHLGARAFLPLIASGRPVGSCILGFDAPRGFSPEERTVLTALAGLIAQALERARRYDTEAALARGLQSALLPHRLPVREHVATVGRYLPGTAGMDVGGDWYDVLDGGAGRIALVIGDVQGHGVAAAATMGQLRSAVRAFVLSDNMPEQVVRGTNRLLIDLDPGQFASCCYVLLDPATGLALAVRAGHPQPLLRHPGGRTEVLDLPGGMVLGIDAAADYPVARFTVEQGAVLALYTDGLVEIPGTDIDEGVERLRASLAAAGPAPLTETADRLVAEAGNSTDRPDDIALLLASRPAAPEGTRHL, encoded by the coding sequence ATGACGGCGAGACCGGAAGCCGGCGGCCCCGTCGCCGACGCCACGGCCCGAGTGCTCGCGCGGGCCGCTCTCGATGCCGCGGGGGCCGCCGGCGCGTACGCGGGCGCGGTCTACCTGCGCTCCGGCACCGAGGGACTGCTGCGGATGGCGGCCCTGACCGGAATCCCCGGGCCACTGTTCCGCCCCTGGTGGCGGATGCACATGAACCGCCCGTACCCCGTCACCGAGGCGTACCGCTCCGGGCAGTCCGTACACCTTCCCGACGCCGAGTCGTCGATGCGGCGCTTCCCCCAGCTGATGGCCGGACTGCCGTTCCCCTTCGGCTCGCTCTACGAACCGGTGGCCCGCGGCCGGGAGCGCTACGGCGTCCTCGTGGTCCTGCGCCGGGCCACACCCGGGGTCCCGGTCGGCGCCGGCGACCGCAGGCGGCTGCGCGCGGTGGCGGACCGGCTGGCCGGGGAGCTGTCCGCGATCGCTGCGGCAGGGGCCCTCGTGACGTGGGAGGACGACCCCGTGTGCGTGCCCGGGTCCGGTCCCGGGTCCGATCCGGCGGAGGGCGCCCGCGCGGCCGTGGACCGGCTGGACCTGGCCGTGCTGTCCGTGGACCGGCAGGGCCTGATCGGGTTCGCCAACGCCGTCGCCCGTTCCACGGCCGCGACCCTGCTCGGCGCCGGGGGGAGGGAACTGTGCGGGCGGATGCTGTGGGACGCCCTGCCCTGGCTCGGCCACCCCGCCTACGAGGACCACTTCCGGGCCGCGTTCCTGTCCCCCGCCCCGGTGCACTTCCAGCTCTCCCGGAGCCGGCCGCCCCTGCCGCAGCAGTGGCTGTCCGTCGGGCTGCACCCCGGAGCCGACGGGGTCACCGTCACCGTCGCCGCGGTCGAACCACCGGCGTACGCGCCGGAATCGGTGGTGCGGCCCGGCGCGGGCCTGCCCGGCTCCCCCGGTATCGGTTCACCCGCCGACCGGGCTTCGGCCCTGTACCGGCCGGTGGCCCTGGCGATCGCTCTGAGCGAGGCGGTGACGGCCCGGCAGGTGTCGGCGGTGGTCACCGAGGAACTGCTCCCGGCGTTCGGCGGACGCCAGTTGGCGATCTACCTGCTCGGTGAGGGCCATCTCCACCTGGCCTGGGAGACCGGCTTCCCGAAGGGGTTCCTCGACCGGTTCGACGGGGTCGCGCTGGACGTGCGGCTGCCGGGCGTGGACACCCTCACCTCGGGCCGGCCGCTGTTCTTCGAGTCGATGCAGCACCTGGCGGCCGCCTATCCGGGGATCCCGCTGGACGCCCACCTCGGGGCCCGTGCCTTCCTCCCGCTGATCGCCTCCGGCCGGCCGGTCGGCTCGTGCATCCTCGGCTTCGACGCTCCGCGCGGGTTCAGCCCGGAGGAGCGTACGGTGCTCACGGCGCTGGCCGGGCTGATCGCCCAGGCCCTGGAGCGGGCGCGGCGCTACGACACCGAGGCGGCGCTGGCCCGCGGCCTGCAGTCGGCTCTGCTGCCGCACCGGCTGCCGGTGCGCGAGCACGTGGCCACGGTCGGACGGTACCTGCCCGGCACGGCCGGGATGGACGTCGGCGGCGACTGGTACGACGTCCTCGACGGGGGCGCCGGGCGTATCGCGCTGGTCATCGGCGACGTCCAGGGCCACGGGGTGGCGGCGGCCGCCACCATGGGCCAACTGCGCAGTGCGGTACGAGCGTTCGTTCTCAGTGACAATATGCCGGAGCAGGTGGTGCGCGGCACGAACCGGCTGCTCATCGACTTGGACCCGGGCCAGTTCGCCAGTTGCTGCTACGTCCTGCTCGACCCGGCGACGGGCCTCGCCCTCGCCGTCCGCGCCGGACACCCCCAGCCACTGCTGCGGCATCCGGGCGGCCGGACCGAGGTGCTGGACCTGCCGGGCGGCATGGTGCTCGGCATCGACGCCGCGGCCGACTATCCGGTCGCACGGTTCACGGTCGAACAGGGTGCGGTGCTCGCCCTGTACACCGACGGGCTGGTGGAGATCCCGGGCACGGACATCGACGAAGGGGTGGAACGGCTCCGGGCCTCGCTGGCGGCCGCCGGTCCCGCCCCGCTGACGGAGACGGCGGACCGGCTGGTCGCCGAGGCCGGCAACTCCACCGACCGGCCGGACGACATCGCCCTCCTACTGGCGTCCCGGCCGGCCGCGCCGGAGGGGACCCGGCACCTGTGA
- a CDS encoding glycerol dehydrogenase: MKTVGTRMMISPPKYVQGAGAMNDLGEHTSRLGTNAVVLADKGVWGFVDTAVTASLTAAGVKLTKEVFGGLCTQKEIDRVAAAAGAAGADVIIGIGGGTAIDTAKAVGHALGDIAVVSAPTVASTDAPTSALAVIYTEEGAFERYSFFQRNPNLVLVDTALVAGAPSRFIVSGMGDALATWYEARVCVAANRVAMAGGLATEASLALARLCWETLMEYGPQARLAAEAHVVTPALEKVTEANTLLSGLGFESCGLAAAHGIHNGLTVSHKVHGMMHGEKVNIGTLAQLVLEGAPTEELDTYLRFSRAVGLPTTLAGIGLVDPDRAELLAIGRAATAEGETTHNMPFPVTPDMVADALIAGDAYARATAGKHC; the protein is encoded by the coding sequence GTGAAGACCGTCGGTACCCGCATGATGATCAGCCCGCCGAAGTACGTGCAGGGCGCCGGAGCGATGAACGACCTGGGCGAGCACACCTCCCGCCTCGGGACGAACGCCGTCGTCCTGGCGGACAAGGGCGTCTGGGGCTTCGTCGACACGGCCGTCACCGCCTCCCTCACCGCCGCCGGGGTCAAGCTGACCAAGGAGGTCTTCGGCGGGCTCTGCACCCAGAAGGAGATCGACCGGGTCGCCGCGGCCGCCGGGGCGGCGGGCGCGGACGTCATCATCGGCATCGGCGGCGGCACCGCCATCGACACCGCGAAGGCCGTCGGCCACGCGCTGGGCGACATCGCCGTCGTGTCCGCCCCTACCGTCGCCTCCACCGACGCGCCGACCAGCGCGCTCGCCGTCATCTACACCGAGGAGGGTGCCTTCGAGCGCTACTCCTTCTTCCAGCGCAACCCCAACCTCGTCCTCGTCGACACCGCCCTCGTGGCGGGTGCGCCGAGTCGTTTCATCGTCTCCGGCATGGGTGACGCGCTCGCCACCTGGTACGAGGCACGGGTCTGCGTAGCCGCCAACCGCGTCGCCATGGCCGGGGGCCTCGCCACCGAGGCCAGCCTGGCGCTCGCCCGGCTGTGCTGGGAGACGCTGATGGAGTACGGCCCCCAGGCCCGGCTGGCCGCCGAGGCGCACGTGGTCACCCCGGCGCTGGAGAAGGTCACCGAGGCCAACACCCTGCTCTCCGGGCTCGGGTTCGAGTCCTGCGGCCTCGCCGCGGCGCACGGGATCCACAACGGGCTGACCGTCTCGCACAAGGTGCACGGCATGATGCACGGCGAGAAGGTCAACATCGGCACCCTCGCCCAGCTGGTCCTGGAAGGCGCCCCGACCGAGGAGCTGGACACCTACCTGCGCTTCAGCCGCGCGGTCGGGCTGCCCACCACCCTCGCCGGGATCGGCCTCGTCGACCCGGACCGCGCGGAGCTCCTCGCCATCGGGCGGGCGGCCACCGCGGAGGGCGAGACCACGCACAACATGCCGTTCCCCGTCACCCCGGACATGGTCGCGGACGCCCTGATCGCGGGCGACGCGTATGCCCGCGCGACCGCCGGGAAGCACTGCTGA
- the dhaK gene encoding dihydroxyacetone kinase subunit DhaK, protein MKKLINSPESVVADALRGMAAAHPGLRVEAERGIVTRAAGQPAGKVAVLSGGGSGHEPLHAGFVGRGMLAAAVAGPVFTSPVPDNIARATCAVDEGAGVLHVVKNYTGDILNFTMAAEDCEDEGVKVEQVVVDDDVAVARTANGPGRRGTGATLFVEKIAGALAEEGAPLAEVAAVARKVNENSRSYGVALTSCTTPAKGSPNFTLGEGEIELGIGIHGEPGRERRGLMTAAATAEVMLDAILDDLPEASGAPVILLVNGLGGTPPVELYIMRAEVQRVLDERGITVARSLVGNYVTSLDMAGCTLTLCRADDELLRLWDAPVDTPSLRWGR, encoded by the coding sequence GTGAAGAAGCTCATCAATTCCCCCGAGAGCGTCGTCGCCGACGCACTGCGCGGAATGGCGGCCGCTCACCCGGGGCTCCGCGTCGAGGCGGAGAGGGGCATCGTCACGCGGGCCGCCGGGCAGCCGGCCGGCAAGGTCGCGGTGCTGTCGGGCGGCGGCAGCGGGCACGAGCCGCTGCACGCCGGGTTCGTCGGGCGCGGCATGCTGGCGGCGGCCGTGGCCGGCCCGGTGTTCACCTCCCCGGTGCCGGACAACATCGCGCGCGCCACCTGCGCGGTCGACGAGGGCGCGGGCGTCCTGCACGTCGTGAAGAACTACACGGGCGACATCCTCAACTTCACGATGGCCGCGGAGGACTGCGAGGACGAGGGCGTCAAGGTCGAGCAGGTCGTCGTGGACGACGACGTGGCCGTGGCCCGAACCGCGAACGGCCCGGGCCGTCGCGGCACCGGCGCCACCCTCTTCGTGGAGAAGATCGCGGGCGCGCTCGCCGAGGAGGGCGCCCCGCTCGCCGAGGTCGCCGCGGTCGCCCGCAAGGTCAACGAGAACTCGCGCAGCTACGGCGTCGCCCTGACCTCCTGCACCACCCCCGCCAAGGGCAGCCCGAACTTCACCCTCGGCGAGGGCGAGATCGAGCTGGGCATCGGCATCCACGGCGAACCCGGCCGCGAGCGCCGGGGGCTCATGACCGCCGCCGCGACCGCCGAGGTGATGCTCGACGCGATCCTCGACGACCTCCCCGAGGCCTCCGGCGCCCCCGTCATCCTGCTCGTCAACGGCCTGGGCGGAACCCCGCCGGTAGAGCTCTACATCATGCGCGCGGAGGTCCAGCGCGTGCTCGACGAGCGTGGGATCACCGTGGCCCGCTCCCTTGTCGGCAACTACGTCACCAGCCTGGACATGGCCGGCTGCACCCTCACCCTGTGCCGCGCCGACGACGAGCTGCTGCGCCTGTGGGACGCGCCGGTGGACACCCCGTCCCTGCGCTGGGGCCGCTGA
- a CDS encoding PTS-dependent dihydroxyacetone kinase phosphotransferase subunit DhaM, translating to MVLVSHSKAVAESVAALSGALLGSVEPAPLAVAGGTPDGGIGTSAELITAAARSVDEGRGVAVLCDMGSAVLTVKSLLGEEPSQLPEGARIVDAPFLEGAVAITLTSAVGGDLDAVLAAAEDARGYRKR from the coding sequence GTGGTCCTGGTCTCGCACAGCAAGGCCGTCGCGGAGTCGGTGGCCGCGCTGTCGGGCGCGCTGCTCGGCTCGGTCGAGCCGGCTCCCCTCGCGGTGGCGGGCGGCACCCCGGACGGCGGGATCGGCACCAGCGCGGAGCTGATCACGGCCGCCGCCCGGTCGGTGGACGAGGGCCGGGGGGTGGCGGTGCTGTGCGACATGGGCAGCGCGGTACTGACGGTGAAGTCCCTGCTCGGCGAGGAGCCCTCGCAACTGCCCGAAGGCGCCCGGATCGTGGACGCGCCGTTCCTCGAGGGCGCCGTTGCCATCACGCTGACCTCGGCCGTCGGCGGCGACCTCGATGCCGTGCTGGCCGCCGCCGAGGACGCGCGCGGCTACCGCAAGCGCTGA
- a CDS encoding STM4015 family protein: MTMGNHLSELGGLPVFDFPGPEDTRALPGAGSVAWRISADVYDADEEWPQAFARFTGTVDTRRVRALIVGGWSEAYETSSAGIVEMLAGAAGGFPALRALFVGDVTSEECEISWIAQSDVSPLLLAYPALEEFGVRGGSGLVFPPLKHEALRVLRLETGGLPKEVVRGVAQSDLPALNELDLWLGTPDYGGDAEVGDLEPFLSGERLPALRRLALRNSKLQNHIAAALATAPVVERLEVLDLSMGILEDAGVEALLAGQPLTHLTKLDLHHHYVGEPLRERLRAALAPHGVELDLGDVQTPDVHKDGVDLYIAVAE; this comes from the coding sequence ATGACCATGGGGAACCACCTGAGCGAGCTGGGCGGCCTGCCCGTCTTCGACTTTCCCGGGCCCGAGGACACCCGTGCGCTGCCCGGGGCCGGGTCCGTGGCCTGGCGGATCTCGGCGGACGTGTACGACGCCGATGAGGAATGGCCGCAGGCCTTCGCCCGGTTCACCGGGACCGTGGACACCCGTCGGGTGCGGGCCCTGATCGTGGGCGGCTGGTCCGAGGCGTACGAAACCTCCAGCGCCGGGATCGTCGAGATGCTCGCCGGGGCCGCCGGTGGGTTCCCGGCGCTGCGGGCGCTGTTCGTCGGCGACGTCACGTCCGAGGAGTGCGAGATCTCCTGGATCGCGCAGTCGGACGTGAGCCCTTTGCTGCTGGCCTATCCCGCGCTCGAGGAGTTCGGCGTGCGCGGCGGATCCGGCCTGGTGTTCCCGCCCCTGAAGCACGAGGCGCTGCGCGTGCTGCGCCTCGAGACCGGCGGGCTCCCCAAGGAGGTGGTGCGTGGGGTCGCCCAGAGCGATCTCCCCGCCCTCAACGAGCTCGATCTGTGGCTGGGCACGCCCGACTACGGCGGTGACGCGGAGGTCGGCGACCTGGAGCCGTTCCTGAGCGGCGAGCGGCTGCCCGCCCTGCGCCGGCTCGCGCTGCGCAACAGCAAGCTCCAGAACCACATCGCGGCGGCGCTGGCCACCGCTCCGGTCGTGGAGCGGCTGGAGGTCCTCGACCTCTCCATGGGCATCCTGGAGGACGCGGGTGTCGAAGCGCTGCTGGCCGGCCAGCCGCTCACCCATCTCACCAAGCTCGACCTGCACCACCACTACGTCGGTGAGCCGCTCCGGGAGCGGCTCCGTGCCGCCCTGGCCCCGCACGGCGTGGAGTTGGACCTCGGTGACGTCCAGACCCCGGACGTCCACAAGGACGGCGTGGACCTCTACATCGCGGTGGCGGAGTGA
- a CDS encoding STM4014 family protein, with the protein MTRTAPAVAFAVVGNPDNRRISLFQEAVRAAGLPAARVVPWLDVLEGRAVFRAGESVRIDSPGEDPEVERLLRGVSDATRVEGTGRWYRRFTRVLDSVGASVRAAGGSLLSDPGDLAVLFDKRLCHGRLAAAGVPVPASPTSGPDAVRIPVRGWEEVRAVLGRPGLRRAFVKLAHGSSASGVLAVETGAGGRIRATTSVERAASGALHNSLRIRRYEDERVIGAIVDALAPDGLHIERWLPKASQQGRSADLRVVVVGGRASHAVVRTARGPLTNLHLGGERGDLAAAATAVTAAGRHWERDVLAVCERAAAAFPRTLCVGVDLLPATGWRSFAVGEVNAFGDLLPRLTGLPGSPAEGQDTYAAQVAAVRQDHHAHTPARP; encoded by the coding sequence GTGACCCGTACGGCTCCCGCCGTCGCCTTCGCCGTCGTCGGCAATCCGGACAACCGCCGGATCTCCCTCTTCCAGGAGGCCGTGCGCGCCGCCGGGCTGCCCGCGGCCCGGGTGGTGCCGTGGCTGGACGTGTTGGAGGGCCGGGCCGTCTTCCGGGCCGGGGAGAGCGTACGGATCGACTCGCCCGGCGAGGACCCGGAGGTGGAGCGGCTGCTGCGCGGGGTCTCCGACGCCACCCGGGTCGAGGGCACCGGCCGCTGGTACCGCCGGTTCACTCGAGTCCTGGACTCGGTGGGCGCGAGCGTTCGGGCGGCCGGCGGCAGCCTGCTGAGCGATCCGGGCGACCTCGCCGTACTCTTCGACAAGCGGCTCTGCCACGGCCGGCTCGCGGCCGCCGGAGTCCCGGTACCGGCCTCCCCGACCTCGGGCCCGGACGCGGTCCGCATCCCGGTGCGCGGCTGGGAGGAGGTGCGGGCGGTGCTCGGCCGTCCCGGCCTCCGCAGGGCCTTCGTGAAGCTCGCGCACGGGTCCTCGGCCTCCGGAGTGCTCGCCGTCGAGACGGGCGCGGGCGGCCGGATCCGGGCGACCACCTCCGTGGAGCGGGCCGCTTCGGGGGCGCTGCACAACTCGCTCCGGATCCGGCGGTACGAGGACGAGCGGGTGATCGGCGCGATCGTCGACGCCCTCGCCCCCGACGGGCTGCACATCGAGCGCTGGCTGCCGAAGGCTTCCCAGCAGGGCCGCTCCGCCGATCTGCGGGTGGTCGTCGTCGGCGGCCGGGCCAGCCACGCCGTGGTCCGCACCGCGCGCGGACCGCTGACCAATCTCCATCTGGGCGGCGAGCGCGGCGATCTGGCCGCCGCCGCGACCGCGGTGACCGCGGCCGGCCGCCACTGGGAGCGGGACGTGCTCGCCGTCTGCGAGCGGGCCGCGGCGGCCTTCCCGCGCACCCTGTGCGTCGGCGTCGACCTGCTGCCCGCCACGGGCTGGCGGAGCTTCGCCGTCGGCGAGGTCAACGCGTTCGGGGATCTGCTGCCCCGGCTGACCGGGCTGCCCGGCTCACCCGCCGAAGGCCAGGACACCTATGCGGCCCAGGTGGCCGCCGTACGACAGGACCACCATGCGCACACCCCCGCCCGCCCCTGA
- a CDS encoding STM4013/SEN3800 family hydrolase — MNEVVGRDDLLLVTLDTLRHDVAARLAAEGRIPNLAAHLPGGAWERRHAPGSFTYASHQAMFAGFLPTPDGPGPHPRLFAARFPGSETTAGATWVFDTPDLVSGLAGAGYRTVCVGGTGFFNKAAALGSVLPGMFQESHWEPEFGVASPNSFEAQVDRTERIVAGLPRERRLFLFLNVSAMHQPNWFHSPGVTAAAGDSWETHAAALEYVDRHIGRLFDAVRARRRCFAIVCSDHGTTYGDDGYTGHRLAHEAVWTVPYAQFFLNQKESAVR, encoded by the coding sequence ATGAACGAGGTCGTCGGCCGCGACGACCTCCTGCTCGTCACCCTCGACACCCTGCGCCACGACGTCGCCGCGCGGCTGGCCGCAGAGGGGCGGATCCCGAACCTGGCGGCGCACCTGCCCGGCGGGGCCTGGGAACGGCGGCACGCGCCGGGGAGTTTCACCTACGCCTCCCACCAGGCCATGTTCGCGGGCTTCCTGCCCACCCCGGACGGGCCGGGCCCGCATCCGCGACTGTTCGCCGCCCGGTTCCCGGGCAGCGAGACCACCGCCGGCGCCACCTGGGTGTTCGACACCCCGGACCTGGTGTCGGGGCTGGCCGGCGCGGGGTACCGGACCGTGTGCGTGGGCGGCACCGGCTTCTTCAACAAGGCGGCCGCGCTGGGCTCCGTACTGCCGGGGATGTTCCAGGAGTCGCACTGGGAGCCGGAGTTCGGGGTGGCCTCACCGAACTCCTTCGAGGCCCAGGTGGACCGCACCGAGCGGATCGTGGCCGGACTGCCGCGCGAGCGGCGGCTGTTCCTCTTCCTGAACGTGTCGGCGATGCACCAGCCCAACTGGTTCCACTCACCCGGCGTGACGGCGGCCGCCGGGGACTCCTGGGAGACGCACGCGGCCGCGCTGGAGTACGTGGACCGGCACATCGGACGGCTCTTCGACGCGGTGCGCGCGCGGCGCCGCTGCTTCGCGATCGTCTGCTCCGACCACGGGACGACGTACGGCGACGACGGCTACACCGGGCACCGGCTCGCCCACGAGGCGGTCTGGACGGTCCCGTACGCGCAGTTCTTCCTGAACCAGAAGGAGTCGGCCGTCCGATGA
- a CDS encoding STM4012 family radical SAM protein, with protein sequence MNLPTPYESYVYAYPHKTAYRPLPGRPALRGLWAEQPKDALSLYLHVPFCEVRCGFCNLFTRIGAPEGLTTAYLDALERQATAVRDALGHEEPVRFAAAAFGGGTPTFLTASELERLCDIAEKRAGSDLRAVPLSVEASPSTTTADRLAVLADRGTTRLSLGVQSFVADEARSAVRPQKRADVESALARVRDAAIPVLNIDLIYGIDGQTEESWRYSLDAALAWRPEELYLYPLYVRPLTGLGRRPAESSAAGWDEQRLRLYRAGRDHLLAAGYEQVSMRMFRRAGAPGEDAGDHACQTDGMIGLGCGARSYTAQLHYSFDYAVGTSRIRGIVDDYVRRPEADFARAEHGRWIDAREARRRHLLQSLLQACGMPVPEYRERFGSGPREDFPAELAAFAERGWLVDDAELLRLTPEGLAHSDAVGPALFSADVRAAMAAYERK encoded by the coding sequence ATGAACCTCCCTACCCCGTACGAGAGTTACGTCTACGCCTACCCGCACAAGACGGCGTACCGTCCGCTGCCGGGGCGGCCCGCGCTGCGCGGGCTGTGGGCGGAGCAGCCCAAGGACGCGCTCTCGCTCTACCTCCACGTCCCGTTCTGCGAGGTGCGCTGCGGATTCTGCAACCTTTTCACCCGCATCGGCGCACCGGAGGGCCTGACCACGGCCTACCTCGACGCGCTGGAGCGGCAGGCGACGGCGGTCCGGGACGCGCTGGGCCACGAGGAGCCCGTGCGGTTCGCGGCGGCGGCCTTCGGCGGCGGGACCCCCACCTTCCTGACGGCGTCCGAGCTGGAGCGGCTCTGCGACATCGCGGAGAAACGCGCCGGCTCCGACCTGCGGGCGGTACCCCTGTCGGTGGAGGCCTCCCCGTCCACCACCACCGCGGACCGGCTCGCCGTCCTGGCCGACCGGGGCACGACGCGGCTCAGCCTGGGTGTGCAGAGCTTCGTGGCCGACGAGGCCCGCTCCGCCGTGCGCCCGCAGAAGCGCGCGGACGTGGAGTCGGCCCTGGCGCGGGTCCGGGACGCGGCGATACCGGTGCTCAACATCGACCTGATCTACGGCATCGACGGGCAGACCGAGGAGAGCTGGCGGTACTCGCTGGACGCCGCCCTCGCGTGGCGGCCGGAGGAGCTGTACCTCTACCCGCTCTACGTGCGCCCCCTGACGGGCCTGGGGCGCCGTCCGGCGGAGTCCTCGGCCGCCGGGTGGGACGAGCAGCGGCTGCGCCTCTACCGGGCCGGACGGGACCACCTGCTGGCCGCCGGGTACGAACAGGTGTCGATGCGGATGTTCCGCCGGGCCGGCGCTCCCGGGGAGGACGCCGGGGACCACGCCTGCCAGACGGACGGCATGATCGGCCTGGGCTGCGGAGCCCGCTCCTACACGGCCCAGCTGCACTATTCCTTCGACTACGCGGTCGGCACCAGCCGGATCCGCGGCATCGTCGACGACTACGTGCGGCGCCCGGAGGCCGACTTCGCGCGCGCCGAGCACGGCCGGTGGATCGACGCGCGGGAGGCTCGGCGGCGCCACCTGCTGCAGTCCCTGCTGCAGGCCTGCGGAATGCCCGTGCCGGAGTACCGGGAGCGGTTCGGAAGCGGCCCGCGGGAGGACTTCCCGGCGGAGCTGGCGGCCTTCGCGGAACGCGGCTGGCTCGTGGACGACGCGGAGCTGCTGCGGCTGACCCCGGAGGGGCTGGCGCACTCGGACGCGGTGGGCCCGGCGCTGTTCTCGGCGGACGTGCGGGCCGCGATGGCCGCGTACGAGCGCAAGTGA